A DNA window from Maribellus comscasis contains the following coding sequences:
- a CDS encoding N-6 DNA methylase encodes MEKNPNIPQLFRDIFNNAYLPYRDPETLKLFLKTIAEFEYTHSEKLGDAFEYLLSVMGSQGDAGQFRTPRHIIDFLVAIVDPQKTDTILDPACGTAGFLISAFKYIRGNSDHRTDNACVVPTALTPDEQKKLINNIRGYDISPDMVRLSLVNLYLHGFSDPHINEYDTLSSEERWDEYFDVVLANPPFMSPKGGIRPHKKFTIKSNRSEVLFVDYIAEHLNPKGRAGVIVPEGVIFQSGTAYKDLRKMLVKNYLYAVVSLPAGVFNPYSGVKTSILLMDKEIAKSGNEILFVKIDNDGYNLGAQRTAIKGGQLDEAIEDIKKFRNGDFADSTISHAVLRTEIGSNGEYNLSGERYKSVIYHHSSFEMVALSDEVIFKVVSGGTPDSKNEEYWNGDINWATLVDLPATDLISNISSTERKITEAGLKNSSAKILPPNSVIVSTRATIGRIAINETECSTNQGFKNIIIQDTNKANTYFVALMMTQLIEKMNSMATGGTFKELSTTNFRTLEIPLPPLSVQEEIVAEIEGYQKIIDGAKMVVSTYKPKIDIDPDWEIKNLGDISEFKNGLNFSKESKGEKIKILGVSHFKDNLVAPISELEETQVDETINESYLLQKGDLVFVRSNGNADLVGRSMIIPEINERISFSGFTIRCRLNEGIEPLYIGYLFKSELHRNLMKNTGRGANIRNLSQGILGEISIPIPPINIQQEIVKQLEKEQDLINANKQLIELFEQKIKDRIAKVWGTSSSLGTGGEKAEKEQALDGSAEPSRSMAAEPKTKYKTN; translated from the coding sequence ATGGAAAAAAATCCAAATATACCTCAATTGTTTCGGGATATCTTTAATAATGCCTATTTGCCTTACCGTGACCCTGAAACTTTAAAACTTTTCCTGAAAACCATTGCTGAGTTTGAATATACGCACAGCGAAAAACTGGGTGATGCTTTTGAATATTTGCTTTCGGTAATGGGTTCACAGGGTGATGCAGGACAATTCCGCACACCACGGCATATTATCGACTTTCTGGTCGCAATTGTTGACCCTCAAAAAACAGATACTATACTTGACCCGGCTTGTGGTACAGCAGGGTTTTTAATCTCCGCCTTTAAATATATTAGGGGCAATAGCGATCATCGTACGGACAACGCATGCGTTGTCCCAACAGCATTGACACCTGACGAACAAAAAAAATTAATCAATAATATTCGCGGCTACGATATCTCCCCCGACATGGTACGCCTGAGTTTGGTAAACCTTTATCTGCATGGCTTTTCCGACCCTCATATTAACGAATACGACACCTTGAGCAGTGAAGAACGCTGGGATGAATATTTTGATGTGGTTTTAGCCAATCCACCGTTTATGAGTCCGAAAGGCGGCATACGACCACACAAAAAATTTACTATAAAATCAAATCGTTCCGAGGTGTTGTTTGTCGATTACATTGCCGAACATTTAAACCCTAAAGGACGTGCAGGTGTGATTGTTCCTGAAGGTGTGATTTTTCAAAGCGGAACCGCTTACAAAGATTTACGCAAAATGTTAGTTAAAAATTACCTGTATGCCGTTGTAAGTTTACCTGCAGGTGTTTTTAATCCGTACAGCGGTGTAAAAACTTCCATTTTGTTGATGGATAAAGAAATTGCAAAATCAGGCAACGAAATCCTTTTTGTAAAAATTGATAACGATGGTTATAATTTAGGCGCACAGCGTACTGCAATAAAAGGAGGTCAGCTTGATGAAGCAATAGAAGATATTAAGAAATTTAGAAATGGAGATTTTGCTGATAGTACAATTTCTCATGCAGTTTTAAGAACAGAAATTGGTTCTAATGGTGAATACAATTTAAGTGGAGAAAGATATAAAAGCGTTATATATCATCATTCTTCTTTTGAAATGGTTGCCCTTTCTGATGAAGTTATCTTTAAAGTAGTCTCTGGTGGTACTCCTGATTCAAAGAATGAGGAATATTGGAATGGCGATATTAATTGGGCAACATTAGTTGATTTACCTGCAACTGATTTGATTTCAAATATTAGTTCAACAGAGAGAAAAATAACAGAAGCTGGTTTAAAAAACTCATCAGCAAAAATACTGCCCCCAAATTCTGTAATTGTTTCCACAAGAGCAACTATTGGTCGCATAGCTATTAATGAAACTGAATGCAGTACTAACCAAGGGTTCAAAAACATTATAATCCAAGACACAAATAAGGCAAATACATATTTTGTTGCTTTGATGATGACTCAGCTTATTGAGAAAATGAATTCAATGGCAACGGGTGGAACTTTTAAGGAATTATCTACTACAAATTTCAGAACATTAGAAATCCCTCTCCCTCCCTTATCCGTACAGGAAGAAATAGTAGCCGAAATAGAAGGCTATCAAAAAATCATTGATGGGGCAAAAATGGTAGTTTCAACCTACAAACCCAAAATTGATATTGACCCTGATTGGGAAATTAAAAATTTGGGTGATATTTCGGAATTTAAGAATGGGCTTAACTTTTCAAAGGAATCAAAAGGGGAGAAAATTAAAATTCTTGGCGTAAGCCATTTTAAAGATAATTTAGTTGCACCGATTTCTGAATTAGAAGAAACCCAAGTGGATGAAACTATTAATGAAAGCTATTTACTTCAAAAAGGTGATTTAGTTTTTGTTCGCTCAAATGGAAATGCTGACTTAGTTGGAAGAAGCATGATAATACCAGAAATAAATGAACGAATTTCATTCTCAGGCTTTACAATTAGGTGTAGACTTAATGAAGGTATTGAACCTCTTTATATTGGTTATCTCTTCAAGTCTGAATTACATCGGAACCTTATGAAAAATACAGGTAGAGGTGCAAATATTAGAAATTTATCGCAAGGTATTCTTGGCGAAATTTCAATTCCAATTCCTCCTATAAATATTCAACAGGAAATTGTAAAACAACTTGAAAAAGAGCAGGATTTAATCAATGCCAACAAACAACTGATTGAACTATTTGAGCAAAAAATAAAAGACAGGATTGCAAAAGTTTGGGGCACTTCGTCTTCGCTCGGAACAGGCGGGGAAAAAGCAGAAAAAGAACAGGCATTGGATGGTTCTGCTGAACCGAGTCGAAGCATGGCAGCCGAACCGAAAACAAAATATAAAACCAATTGA
- a CDS encoding transposase: MKVQRIYETPLEINFNSPRQEFSLYWKSFLTSEIGKLYVSLPWDDLVRHFKIKENKKGPSRFFSPGGMIALMFLKSYVGCSDRKLIEHLNGNIHFQLFCDIWLQGERLTNYKIVSQIRTFLSSRLAISEAQKILAKHWKPFIEHPNIMLTDATCYETSMRYPTNIKLLWESVDWCYGQLKLSCKYLKIRTPRTKYLKQKERYSHYSRKRRKSKKQRRILTRSLLHLLGKLLFLLEETQQNYLYEFTMPARYYRQIKIITTVLSQQQEIFDTGKSVPDRIVSLSKAYIRPIVRGKEVKPVEFGAKVNMIQFGGINFIEHISFSAFHEGIRLKQSVRYGRQLVGKPTHLSGDDIYATNANRTWCRKENIIHGFKRKGRAGKHEQHRKILHSVLRKERATRMEGSFGTEKEHYGLKKIRAMTRKNEELWIFFGVHTANAVRIARKMALQKQAA; the protein is encoded by the coding sequence GTGAAAGTACAAAGAATTTATGAAACGCCCCTTGAAATTAATTTTAATTCACCACGTCAGGAATTTTCTCTTTACTGGAAATCATTTTTAACATCTGAAATTGGTAAACTCTATGTCTCCTTACCCTGGGATGATTTAGTCCGGCATTTTAAAATCAAAGAAAATAAGAAAGGACCTTCCCGTTTTTTTAGTCCCGGGGGAATGATTGCATTGATGTTCCTTAAGTCTTATGTGGGGTGTTCAGACCGAAAACTAATTGAGCACTTAAACGGCAATATCCACTTTCAGCTTTTTTGTGACATCTGGCTACAAGGTGAAAGGCTTACCAATTATAAAATTGTCAGCCAGATACGTACTTTTTTGTCATCAAGGTTAGCTATTAGTGAAGCTCAAAAAATATTGGCAAAACATTGGAAACCCTTTATTGAACATCCCAACATTATGCTTACCGATGCAACATGTTACGAAACTTCGATGCGTTACCCAACCAATATAAAACTACTGTGGGAAAGTGTAGACTGGTGTTACGGTCAATTGAAATTAAGCTGTAAGTATTTAAAGATACGAACACCCCGAACCAAATATCTCAAGCAAAAAGAAAGGTATAGTCACTACAGCCGAAAGCGCAGGAAATCGAAAAAGCAGCGTAGAATACTTACCCGGAGCCTGCTGCACTTACTGGGGAAATTATTGTTTTTACTGGAAGAAACCCAGCAGAACTATCTTTATGAATTTACCATGCCAGCCAGATATTATCGCCAAATCAAAATAATTACCACGGTATTATCTCAACAACAAGAAATTTTTGATACAGGTAAAAGTGTACCCGACCGTATAGTCAGCCTTTCAAAAGCTTATATCCGGCCAATTGTACGAGGAAAAGAAGTTAAACCTGTTGAATTTGGAGCCAAGGTAAATATGATACAATTTGGAGGGATTAATTTTATCGAGCACATAAGCTTCAGCGCTTTTCATGAGGGGATAAGGCTTAAGCAATCTGTGCGTTACGGTCGCCAGCTGGTAGGTAAACCAACACACCTTTCGGGCGATGATATTTATGCCACCAATGCCAACCGCACCTGGTGCAGGAAAGAGAATATCATCCATGGGTTTAAACGAAAAGGAAGGGCAGGAAAACATGAACAGCACCGGAAAATACTTCATTCTGTACTTCGTAAAGAAAGAGCCACGCGAATGGAAGGAAGCTTTGGAACAGAAAAAGAACACTACGGCTTAAAGAAAATAAGGGCCATGACCCGGAAAAATGAAGAACTCTGGATTTTCTTTGGTGTACATACAGCAAATGCAGTTAGGATAGCCCGAAAAATGGCGCTCCAAAAACAAGCTGCCTAA
- a CDS encoding putative quinol monooxygenase, translated as MKNLILGILTLVTIAFITSSLTNKTSQHECSFDKDSMNVVMRFEIKVKPEYVSFLKQSFDECKAKVLAQEPGCLDYSLFQSYNDSTLFCLTEAWATKGAHNAHMQLEHTKKHIAETRDIRDPSFQSKTGYTYWICPGANEK; from the coding sequence ATGAAAAATCTTATTTTAGGTATTTTGACACTTGTAACCATTGCTTTCATTACCAGCAGTCTAACCAATAAAACGTCACAGCACGAATGTAGTTTTGACAAAGATTCGATGAATGTTGTAATGCGGTTTGAGATTAAAGTGAAACCCGAATATGTATCTTTCTTAAAGCAATCGTTTGATGAATGCAAAGCAAAAGTTCTGGCCCAGGAACCCGGTTGCCTTGATTATTCGCTGTTTCAGTCGTACAACGACAGTACTTTATTTTGCCTTACAGAAGCGTGGGCAACAAAAGGAGCGCACAATGCACACATGCAACTGGAACATACAAAAAAACATATTGCCGAAACACGGGATATCCGTGATCCTTCGTTTCAATCGAAAACCGGTTATACCTATTGGATTTGCCCCGGTGCGAATGAAAAATAA
- a CDS encoding alpha/beta hydrolase, translating to MKQIEILILLNILLLSTSLFGQVFEPICIGEKMIFDSKILKQEREIFIKIPENYENIDLEFPVHYVLDGEIIFNSYSAIAELKAQNDEIPEAIIVGIPNIDRGYDLNPKANGVNFLDFMTTELIPYIDNRYRTNENRVLVGYSMAGNFVVYTLLTGQELFNIFLSGSPYRLDMYKSELIDSFTNNLKTKKTLYTSIGSIDQTKQLEFFNTFCSRFGQENNDLLNFKYEVVVNRDHNNNFLINWQDGLDYIYRDWTKDGDK from the coding sequence ATGAAACAAATTGAAATTTTAATCTTGCTAAATATTCTTCTTTTGAGTACTTCACTTTTTGGACAAGTTTTTGAACCTATTTGTATTGGTGAAAAAATGATTTTTGATTCTAAAATCTTAAAGCAGGAGAGAGAAATTTTTATTAAAATACCAGAAAATTATGAAAATATTGATTTGGAATTTCCTGTGCACTATGTTTTGGATGGAGAAATAATATTTAATAGTTATTCCGCTATTGCTGAATTGAAAGCACAGAATGATGAAATTCCGGAAGCGATAATTGTTGGCATTCCAAATATTGATAGAGGATATGACTTAAATCCCAAAGCTAATGGAGTTAATTTTTTAGATTTTATGACAACAGAACTAATTCCCTACATTGACAACAGATACAGAACAAACGAAAATAGAGTTTTAGTAGGATATTCAATGGCTGGAAATTTTGTCGTTTATACTCTTCTAACAGGACAAGAATTATTCAATATATTTTTATCTGGCAGTCCTTATCGTTTAGACATGTACAAAAGTGAACTGATAGACTCTTTTACAAATAACCTGAAAACGAAAAAAACACTTTATACTTCAATTGGAAGTATAGACCAAACAAAACAATTGGAATTTTTCAATACGTTTTGCAGCCGATTTGGCCAGGAAAATAATGATTTGTTGAATTTTAAATATGAAGTCGTAGTAAATCGGGACCACAACAATAATTTTCTTATTAACTGGCAAGACGGTTTAGATTACATTTATAGAGATTGGACCAAAGACGGTGACAAATAA